The proteins below are encoded in one region of Oryzias melastigma strain HK-1 linkage group LG9, ASM292280v2, whole genome shotgun sequence:
- the slc6a4b gene encoding solute carrier family 6 member 4b, with translation MAGSLAHQGSPNPGYNAHNPVTVPVPIQTDSRDKWSKKMDFLLSVIGFAVDLGNVWRFPYICYQNGGGAFLIPYILMAIFGGVPLFYMELALGQFHRTGAISIWKHICPIFKGIGYAICIIALYVSFYYNTIIAWALFYFYSSFSTILPWTNCDNAWNTPDCTNYFGMDNVTWTNSSRSPAEEFYTRNVLEIHKSSGLKDVGGVRWQLMLCLFLIFTIVYFSLWKGVKTSGKVVWVTATLPYIVLFILLIRGATLPGAWRGVVFYLKPQWGKLLETSVWVDAAAQIFFSLGPGFGVLLALSSYNPFTNNCYRDAIVTSLVNCLTSFVSGFVIFTVLGYMAEMRKVEVEDVARDKGPSLLFITYPEAIANMMGSTFFAIIFFVMMITLGLDSTFGGLEAIITAVLDEYPDQFSHRRELFVLCLVVVCFLGSLSTLTNGGAYVVKLLEEFGVGCSIIAVGFLEAIAVSWFYGIKRFSNDVQAMLGTAPGLFWRVCWVGISPAFLAYIIVSSLLKAPPLTLFDYKYPDWSITVGYIIGFSSFMWIPIYMVYKLVWTPGSLKQRLAVCLRPERTIPDIHADNLNMTIVQ, from the exons ATGGCCGGCAGCCTCGCGCACCAGGGCTCCCCGAACCCGGGCTACAATGCCCACAACCCAGTCACTGTGCCGGTCCCCATCCAGACTGACTCCAGGGACAAGTGGAGCAAGAAGATGGATTTCCTCTTGTCTGTCATTGGCTTTGCAGTTGACCTGGGAAATGTTTGGAGATTTCCCTACATATGTTATCAGAACGGCGGCG GTGCGTTCCTGATTCCCTACATATTGATGGCCATCTTTGGCGGTGTTCCGCTCTTCTACATGGAGCTGGCGCTGGGGCAGTTCCACAGAACCGGAGCTATATCCATATGGAAACACATCTGTCCCATTTTCAAAG GTATAGGCTATGCCATTTGTATCATCGCTCTGTATGTGTCCTTCTACTACAACACCATCATCGCTTGGGCCCTTTTCTACTTCTACTCCTCATTTTCCACCATCTTGCCTTGGACAAACTGTGATAATGCCTGGAATACCCCCGACTGCACCAACTATTTTGGCATGGACAATGTCACTTGGACAAATTCCTCCAGGTCTCCGGCAGAGGAATTTTACAC GAGAAACGTCCTGGAGATCCACAAGTCGTCGGGGCTGAAAGATGTGGGGGGAGTCCGCTGGCAGTTGatgctttgcctttttttaatttttactataGTATACTTCAGCCTCTGGAAGGGGGTCAAAACCTCAGGGAAG GTTGTGTGGGTGACCGCCACCCTGCCCTACATAGTGCTTTTCATCCTTCTCATTCGAGGAGCCACTCTGCCAGGAGCCTGGAGAGGGGTGGTGTTCTACCTGAAGCCCCAGTGGGGAAAGCTGCTGGAAACTAGT GTGTGGGTGGATGCAGCCGCACAGATATTCTTCTCTCTTGGGCCGGGGTTCGGGGTCCTCCTGGCTCTTTCCAGTTACAACCCTTTCACGAACAACTGCTATCG AGATGCTATAGTGACCAGTTTGGTGAACTGTCTGACCAGCTTTGTGTCGGGCTTTGTGATCTTCACGGTGCTTGGTTACATGGCAGAGATGAGGAAGGTGGAGGTTGAAGACGTTGCCAGAGATAAAG GACCCAGTTTACTCTTCATCACTTACCCAGAAGCCATTGCAAACATGATGGGCTCCACATTTTTTGcaatcatcttttttgtgatGATGATCACGCTGGGGCTAGACAGCACG tttggagGTTTGGAGGCGATCATCACTGCAGTGCTGGATGAATACCCTGACCAGTTCTCACACAGACGAGAGCTTTTTGTGCTTTGTTTGGTGGTGGTCTGCTTCCTGGGCTCCCTGAGCACGCTCACAAAT GGCGGGGCCTACGTAGTGAAGCTGTTGGAGGAATTTGGAGTGGGGTGCTCCATCATTGCAGTGGGGTTCCTCGAGGCCATCGCTGTTTCTTGGTTCTACG gTATTAAGAGATTCAGCAACGACGTTCAGGCCATGCTGGGCACGGCACCAGGATTATTCTGGAGGGTGTGCTGGGTTGGCATCAGCCCAGCCTTTCTGGCG TACATCATAGTCAGCTCTTTGCTGAAAGCTCCACCGCTCACGCTGTTCGACTATAAGTACCCAGACTGGAGCATCACGGTGGGCTACATCATCGGCTTCTCGTCTTTCATGTGGATCCCCATCTACATGGTCTACAAGCTGGTGTGGACACCTGGTTCGCTCAAACAG AGGTTGGCGGTGTGTCTGAGACCAGAGAGGACCATTCCGGACATCCACGCCGACAACCTCAACATGACCATTGTACAGTAG